A window of Hymenobacter siberiensis genomic DNA:
GCGGTGGTGGGCACTACAACAGCCCCGCGCCCTACGGCCAGGGCTACGGCAGCAACGAACCGTACGACGACTACAACGATGGCGACAGCTACAGCTACAACACTACTCCGGCCCCCAACGGCGGCTACGGCAATAATCCCAACGCGCCCAGCAACGGCGGCTACAACACTACTCCGGCCCCCAACGGCGGCTACGGCAATAATCCCAACTTGCCTAACAACGGCGGCTACAACAACGGCCCCACGCCCGGCAACTACCCCGGCACTGCTACGAGCAGCTACCGCAGCCTGGCCCCGCAGGACGTGGATGCCTTGGTGAAAAACGTGCAGGGGCGCATTGCCGAAGCCAGCAAGCTGAGCGCGGCCAAAGAAGGCCTGGCCCAGCGCAGCCTGCGGAGCGATGACCTGAGCCGCCTGCTGCGCAGCATCAACGCCGAGGCCTGCCGCATAGATTTAGCCACGTTTGCCTACACGCACATCAGCGACCCCCAGAATTTCAACCGCGTATATGATGCCTTTGAAACGGAAAGCGGTGCCAAGGCGGTAGAGCAGGCCGTGAATAATACTTCGCAACGCTAGGAGCCGTTTCCAACGGCGCGGGCTGTCTGCAGTTACACACAAAAGGGCCGCTGTCATCACGACAGCGGCCCTTTTTCATTCCGATTTTCCGCGTACCGAGCGGCACAGC
This region includes:
- a CDS encoding DUF4476 domain-containing protein, with the protein product MKKALLLALASLFAAVSPALAYPPVPANVNFSSERGVPFGLVLDGRPLTRGLARQVHVDQLMPGQHWADFSVPTAYGGAVRFRSRVWLEPGLETTFVLVTRPGRPLYLQQVNAVALYAPGYGGNGYYSGGGGHYNSPAPYGQGYGSNEPYDDYNDGDSYSYNTTPAPNGGYGNNPNAPSNGGYNTTPAPNGGYGNNPNLPNNGGYNNGPTPGNYPGTATSSYRSLAPQDVDALVKNVQGRIAEASKLSAAKEGLAQRSLRSDDLSRLLRSINAEACRIDLATFAYTHISDPQNFNRVYDAFETESGAKAVEQAVNNTSQR